The Heliorestis convoluta genome includes the window TTTGTACCTTTAGAAGATGAGAAAAAAGTGCGACAAGCCATTGGTGATGCCGGTGCTGGTCATATCGGGCAATACAGCCACTGCACGTTTCGAACAGAAGGAACAGGTACTTTTTTGCCCTTACAAGGAGCCAACCCCCATATTGGCGCTGTTGGTACGATAGAAGAAGTCAAGGAAATGCGTGTGGAAACGATTGTACCCCAGAAAAAACTAAAAGCAGTCTTGAAAGCTTTGTTCAAAGCACACCCCTACGAAGAAGTGGCCTATGATATCTATCCACTGCAAAACGAAGGAGAGAAAAATGGTCTCGGACGTATTGGCCTACTGGCCACACCTCTTGCGATAAAAGACTTTGCAGAAGAAGTGAAGCAAAAGCTAAATCTCACATCGTTACGCTGGGTTGGCCTCGACGTAGAGAGAAAAGTGAAAAAAATAGCCCTTTGCGGTGGTTCCGGTGGATCGACCATTGGACATGCTCGTTATAGAGGTGCAGACTTACTGCTAACTGGCGATATCAAATATCATGAAGGCCAAGAAGCATTGGCACTGGGTATCGATCTTTTTGACGCCGGTCATTTTGCCACAGAGAAACCAGCGATGGATCGTTTGGCTCAATATTTACAAGACAAAGCGAAGGAAGAGAAGCGGAATCTAGAATTTTTTGTACATGAACCCAATCAGGATCCATTGCGATTGTTATGATTTTTGGAAAGAGGTGGAACTTATGCGCTATGGTATCATCTCTGATATTCATGGGAACGTCAATGCTTTGAAAAATGCTCTGAATCTGTTACGAGATGTTGATCAGATTGTCTTTCTTGGTGATGTACCCAATCATCGCAATGGCAAAGGTTTTCAAGAAACATTAGAGATTCTTCACAGAGAAAACGTAAAGGCTGTTCGTGGCAATTGTGATGCTTACGTTCTTTCACAGTATCGTTCCGGTGAAATCGATGAAAGCTTATGGAATTTTTATGCTTCATGGCCTATTGAAGACAGGAAAGACAATGAAATCTTATGGGTCCATGGCGGTCCTCGTGATCCACTTGGTGAGAGAATTGTTGATGAAGAAAGAGCATGGAAAAACTTCCATGCTCAAGATTTTCGAATATGCTTTCACGGACATCAACATACAGTAACTTGCTTTGAATATGAACAAGGAGATGTTCGCTCCATCTCCTTACAGGAAGGCGTCGCCTTCTACCTGCATGACCACTGTCGTTATATTGTTGGAGTGGGCTCTGTTGGAGATCCTCGAGACAGCAGTCGAGGAAGTCTTGTACTCTATAATCAATCTACCTCAGAAATTGTAGTGAAACGCCTTCCTATAGACTAACGTAGCGGAAAACTTTTA containing:
- a CDS encoding metallophosphoesterase family protein; amino-acid sequence: MRYGIISDIHGNVNALKNALNLLRDVDQIVFLGDVPNHRNGKGFQETLEILHRENVKAVRGNCDAYVLSQYRSGEIDESLWNFYASWPIEDRKDNEILWVHGGPRDPLGERIVDEERAWKNFHAQDFRICFHGHQHTVTCFEYEQGDVRSISLQEGVAFYLHDHCRYIVGVGSVGDPRDSSRGSLVLYNQSTSEIVVKRLPID
- a CDS encoding Nif3-like dinuclear metal center hexameric protein; translated protein: MALACGRIIEWIERIAPQALAEHWDQVGLQVGHSATEVKKVYLALDLDEAVLEQALEKECQMIVLHHPFIFKPLHHLRWDTLQGRLIKKVIENNLQIYVAHTNLDIARGGVNDVLAEKLGLENVEPLYENKKEELVKIAYFVPLEDEKKVRQAIGDAGAGHIGQYSHCTFRTEGTGTFLPLQGANPHIGAVGTIEEVKEMRVETIVPQKKLKAVLKALFKAHPYEEVAYDIYPLQNEGEKNGLGRIGLLATPLAIKDFAEEVKQKLNLTSLRWVGLDVERKVKKIALCGGSGGSTIGHARYRGADLLLTGDIKYHEGQEALALGIDLFDAGHFATEKPAMDRLAQYLQDKAKEEKRNLEFFVHEPNQDPLRLL